One region of Jonesiaceae bacterium BS-20 genomic DNA includes:
- a CDS encoding DEAD/DEAH box helicase: MAELLPTLQAKEIREHLTHYLSTTFALTEPGANNGLSEFMADPQTGVFKGPFLRLRLPFQAAEQGWEDHLEIAPQFPPYGHQAAAFARLSSKDLEPEERPLPTLVTTGTGSGKTEAFLYPILDHVRRAKLTGQQGIKALILYPMNALANDQAMRINTLVTQMAGLEGITVGLYTGQDKSALETAAGGLITDRYDLRKNPPDILLTNYKMLDQLLLRPSDQNLWKESARSLQYLVLDEFHTYDGAQGTDVAMLLRRLGLALKSYWSKEDPDLTEGDWNSPLGTVTPVATSATLGDKGDPGQMLAFARTVFGVEFPPDSVVTEARVSPDVWGQTSVDLSVGVRVTPVSTDKVRLWELVEDVKGFLAILDPDQDRSGVDPRLVRFGEDTDLENYSGKLAALVFSHFFAVTQTEGVLLGDSLDVGENEPLELIAAAQVLAGASHDDLLKLEKLCLLTGPLVEASGGARSLRDLAEQLFLPQKQRAIAQAQRLRRDGPVEDPRVEALEYYIAALSHVRAEAGREALTVELHMWVREVSRVNRKIGYSPAFHWQDDGHLTGENPDSDNRASLPAIFCRQCGRSGWQVLLAPTGGDLSPNDDAIRREAMNGSGRVRALIYAPNEGLQALEGKKVSNLHWFDTERRTILSETPAVDELEADRETLLPVLTFSGLDANDLSSQEVCPNCDRPDSIRALGSRIATLLSVTLSTMFGSQYVDVGEKKALVFTDSVQDAAHRAGFVQARSHSMTLRAALNTALGDEPQNLVTLVDSAIDQAAGDQHKRFRLVPPDCTDRWGYQEYWQEKNAGRISKSAVERVRSRLLFDASLEFGLQHTLGRTLELTGSVQAEVQVPSGVDLVALGREALEGYSQSPSLTHSVDEVEVFTDAEILRWVTGILERMRSDGAINHPWLDRYTQHDGLRIWIWGKRPRDLGMPAFPKGRPGMAFPRGGQSLGGRADSDFVNFRHAKSWYSIWAMRNLQIESNSAATLTQKLLRMLAKSKVITELTSETGAYIYGLDPKSIWVKRVESQELESSEIFLECEVCQTITPATSRVVAILATGPCTLTRCDGRQVAKSGEPNFYRELYSSENARRIVSREHTSLLEDNQRLEYENGFKSSAQNPGDPNVLVATPTLEMGIDIGDLSTVLLASLPETVASYVQRVGRAGRQTGNALDLAYVRGNSVNLPKLDDPLSVINGAVRAPATYLAAEEILRRQYLATVIDKIAREQVFEIPRNAERVFSPAPGKKSALAQIIGYAEENANDCLAGFLGQFDSLGIPHFDEAAVALRAWATPVDGTGTSALAAEAFGAGQRWSKVKDEIKFRLAQIDEVAPEIELRAKNENASEDDVKAGRSLKGERRLLVGQQVARDKQNWIQAFEELGLLPNYTLLDDSVELDISIGWRNPETREFETDELTLTRSAANAIREFVPGATFYARGFKTKIQSIDFGAEGSEVYPTAFCNACGYSERISDVGTKSVTCPRCGSAGINDTGQIFDVVELRKVSSEIMRDEAMISDSQDDRVQTTFGIVDLADIDASPQNLARQWYLKDSEFGVRYLRKLTITQLNLGKGGPGGQESEIGGRTQRVPMFAVCSYCGKLDSSTNRNSPSDHRAWCIHRKSYEEHNRRLVISRTLSTQGLVLRLPEVYTLGDETALPSLIAAIFLGLREHIGGEPDHLEVISAIDPYLADGSKNREAVLIHDRVPGGTGYLADLADPVVLRKILYGAYLVVSRCACEDEGLKACAQCLLPYSRGRGDSYVSRSSATRILTEILNESTDTEPEEDPDPVDQWVTVQDVTLSNTSESHLEVKFRTQFKELLESRGARVTTKHTDSGIQLDFRLPNGKHAWTLKPQVSYKFVRPDFVLQSDDPNLPPVSIFTDGYQFHGKGSNNIIAEDAEKRNALRKLGHVVLSITNQDLELDGSGYLPSWFDQGQASVLNNILGERAETQTYAVADQGPMGMLWSFVYSASAAGLAGLGTIAGFYWNLYGSGLVQGSAEGSLKQLANGLANSRVSPDSLSEALETLEWGSGDFFVAALQTQGNLFLNQSLISPPGSKVGHQIKVLAVHDDSDSALQQGDHRDTWQEWLTVSNLLAWMQWDFEMAALSQLQESGEIVDESLTTALSAVERNLEGQWDLREFSLEPHESALLQELATLLSERSVDLEEVRSGLVIGYESEQGVPLDIAWPEYRLATSFDMEEADRIDAVSDGWQMIGCTAPELADAIELVVQEMSGAN; the protein is encoded by the coding sequence GTGGCAGAGCTGCTACCAACGCTGCAGGCAAAAGAAATCCGTGAACACCTCACGCACTACCTGTCTACTACCTTTGCGCTGACTGAGCCCGGTGCGAATAACGGGCTGAGCGAGTTCATGGCGGATCCGCAGACAGGTGTGTTCAAAGGGCCATTCTTGCGACTCCGGTTGCCCTTCCAAGCGGCTGAGCAGGGCTGGGAAGACCACCTCGAGATAGCGCCGCAGTTTCCGCCCTATGGACATCAGGCAGCGGCGTTCGCGCGGCTGTCATCTAAGGACTTGGAACCGGAGGAGCGCCCGCTGCCCACGCTTGTGACTACCGGAACCGGATCGGGTAAAACCGAGGCATTCCTTTACCCAATCCTGGACCATGTGCGCCGGGCCAAACTGACGGGACAGCAGGGCATTAAGGCACTGATCCTGTACCCCATGAACGCGTTGGCCAATGACCAGGCCATGCGTATCAATACACTTGTCACGCAAATGGCGGGGCTTGAGGGAATAACGGTTGGCCTCTACACGGGACAAGACAAATCCGCCCTTGAGACTGCTGCGGGTGGTCTCATTACCGACCGCTACGATCTGCGCAAGAATCCACCAGACATTCTGTTGACCAACTATAAGATGTTGGATCAGCTCCTACTGCGCCCCTCAGACCAGAACCTGTGGAAAGAATCGGCCCGCAGCCTGCAGTACTTGGTACTTGATGAGTTCCACACCTATGACGGTGCGCAGGGAACCGATGTGGCCATGCTGCTCCGCCGGCTGGGCCTTGCCCTCAAGTCTTATTGGTCCAAGGAAGACCCCGACCTAACTGAAGGTGACTGGAACAGCCCGTTGGGAACGGTCACCCCTGTAGCAACCTCAGCAACCCTGGGGGATAAGGGCGACCCCGGGCAAATGCTAGCCTTCGCTCGGACCGTTTTTGGTGTTGAGTTCCCACCGGATTCTGTGGTGACGGAGGCACGGGTTAGCCCCGATGTGTGGGGACAAACCTCTGTGGACTTGTCAGTGGGTGTGCGGGTTACCCCGGTCTCAACTGACAAGGTGCGCCTGTGGGAACTGGTCGAGGATGTCAAGGGATTCTTGGCCATTTTGGATCCTGACCAGGACCGCTCCGGTGTCGATCCTAGACTGGTTAGATTTGGTGAGGACACCGACTTGGAAAACTACTCCGGTAAGTTGGCCGCTCTGGTGTTCAGTCACTTTTTTGCGGTGACACAGACCGAGGGGGTTTTGCTGGGTGACTCGTTGGATGTCGGTGAGAACGAGCCACTAGAACTCATTGCCGCAGCGCAGGTACTCGCTGGAGCTAGCCACGACGATCTTCTGAAGTTGGAAAAACTGTGCCTGCTGACGGGGCCGCTTGTTGAGGCATCGGGAGGGGCACGGTCCTTGCGGGACCTGGCTGAGCAACTATTCCTGCCCCAAAAGCAGCGCGCCATTGCTCAGGCCCAGCGTCTGCGGCGTGATGGCCCGGTTGAGGACCCTAGGGTCGAGGCACTCGAGTATTACATTGCGGCCCTGAGTCATGTCAGAGCCGAGGCGGGGCGTGAAGCTCTGACGGTAGAGCTACATATGTGGGTCCGGGAAGTCTCCCGGGTCAACCGTAAAATTGGATACTCCCCGGCATTCCACTGGCAAGATGACGGACACCTGACCGGGGAAAACCCAGACAGTGACAACCGTGCCAGCCTGCCCGCAATCTTTTGCCGGCAATGCGGCCGTTCCGGGTGGCAAGTGCTCCTTGCCCCCACCGGAGGAGACCTGTCTCCCAATGATGACGCTATCCGCAGGGAGGCCATGAATGGAAGTGGCCGCGTACGGGCACTGATCTATGCGCCGAATGAGGGCCTGCAGGCGCTTGAGGGCAAAAAGGTGTCCAACCTGCATTGGTTCGATACCGAGCGGCGCACAATTCTCTCGGAGACTCCCGCGGTAGATGAACTCGAAGCGGACCGTGAAACTCTGCTGCCCGTGCTCACTTTTTCTGGCCTCGACGCGAATGATCTGAGCTCACAGGAGGTCTGTCCAAACTGCGACCGCCCGGACTCTATTAGGGCACTAGGATCCAGGATTGCCACGCTTCTGTCCGTAACCCTGTCCACCATGTTTGGCTCCCAATACGTGGATGTGGGTGAAAAGAAGGCGCTGGTATTTACAGACTCGGTGCAAGACGCGGCTCACCGAGCAGGTTTTGTGCAGGCCCGTTCCCACTCCATGACGCTGCGTGCTGCGCTCAACACGGCCTTGGGGGATGAGCCGCAGAACCTAGTTACCTTGGTGGACAGTGCGATTGATCAGGCCGCCGGCGACCAACACAAGCGGTTCCGGCTGGTACCGCCAGACTGCACAGATCGATGGGGGTATCAGGAGTACTGGCAGGAGAAAAATGCTGGGCGGATCTCAAAGTCTGCTGTTGAACGTGTGCGGAGCCGTCTGCTCTTTGACGCTTCGCTTGAGTTTGGTCTGCAGCACACTCTGGGCCGGACGCTTGAGCTAACCGGAAGCGTACAGGCTGAGGTGCAAGTCCCATCTGGTGTTGATCTTGTTGCTTTGGGGCGAGAAGCTCTTGAAGGCTACTCGCAATCGCCGTCACTGACTCACTCCGTAGATGAGGTAGAGGTTTTTACGGATGCGGAGATTCTACGGTGGGTGACCGGGATTCTAGAAAGAATGCGCTCAGATGGTGCGATCAACCACCCTTGGCTTGACCGTTACACCCAACATGATGGTTTGCGCATTTGGATCTGGGGCAAACGGCCTCGAGATTTGGGAATGCCAGCGTTCCCCAAGGGGCGGCCTGGTATGGCATTCCCCCGTGGTGGTCAGTCTTTGGGAGGACGCGCGGACTCCGACTTTGTGAACTTCAGGCATGCAAAGAGTTGGTATTCCATTTGGGCAATGCGAAACCTTCAGATTGAATCAAACTCTGCTGCGACGCTCACGCAAAAACTCCTGCGCATGCTGGCCAAATCAAAGGTTATTACGGAACTCACTAGTGAGACCGGTGCCTATATTTATGGGCTCGATCCAAAATCTATCTGGGTCAAGAGGGTGGAGTCACAAGAACTAGAGTCATCCGAGATTTTCCTTGAGTGCGAGGTCTGCCAGACTATTACGCCCGCGACTTCCCGCGTGGTAGCAATCCTTGCCACTGGGCCATGTACGTTGACCAGGTGTGATGGGCGGCAGGTGGCAAAGTCCGGTGAACCTAACTTCTACCGGGAGCTTTATAGTTCTGAAAATGCGCGGCGCATTGTTTCCCGCGAGCACACGTCGCTGCTTGAAGACAATCAGCGGCTCGAGTACGAAAACGGGTTCAAGTCGAGCGCTCAAAACCCAGGTGACCCAAATGTCCTTGTCGCAACCCCAACGCTTGAGATGGGAATCGACATTGGAGACCTGTCCACCGTCTTGTTGGCGTCACTGCCAGAAACCGTTGCTTCCTATGTGCAGCGGGTTGGACGTGCTGGGCGGCAGACTGGAAATGCACTAGATCTTGCCTATGTGCGGGGTAACTCGGTCAACCTTCCAAAGCTGGATGATCCACTTTCGGTGATCAACGGGGCTGTCCGTGCCCCTGCCACGTACCTTGCCGCGGAAGAGATCCTGCGCAGGCAATATTTAGCCACCGTGATTGACAAGATTGCCCGTGAGCAGGTCTTTGAGATACCGCGAAACGCAGAACGGGTGTTCTCCCCAGCTCCAGGCAAAAAATCTGCACTGGCTCAGATAATTGGATATGCAGAAGAGAACGCCAATGACTGTCTAGCTGGATTCTTGGGGCAGTTTGATTCCTTGGGGATTCCCCACTTTGATGAGGCTGCCGTTGCCCTACGTGCCTGGGCGACTCCGGTTGATGGGACTGGCACCTCTGCGCTTGCCGCCGAGGCTTTCGGAGCGGGACAACGCTGGAGCAAAGTTAAGGATGAAATCAAGTTCCGGCTAGCTCAGATTGATGAGGTTGCCCCAGAGATTGAACTACGGGCCAAAAATGAGAATGCATCAGAAGACGATGTAAAGGCAGGTCGCTCGTTAAAGGGTGAACGCCGCTTGCTCGTTGGACAGCAAGTAGCACGCGATAAGCAAAACTGGATCCAAGCGTTCGAAGAGCTCGGACTGTTACCAAACTACACTCTGTTGGATGACAGCGTTGAACTAGACATTTCAATTGGCTGGCGCAACCCAGAGACCCGAGAGTTTGAAACGGATGAACTGACCCTCACCCGCAGTGCTGCCAACGCAATCAGGGAGTTTGTGCCGGGCGCTACGTTCTACGCTCGAGGGTTCAAAACAAAGATTCAATCAATCGACTTTGGTGCCGAAGGATCAGAAGTCTACCCAACCGCATTCTGCAATGCCTGCGGGTACTCAGAGCGGATTTCAGATGTTGGAACCAAGTCAGTAACCTGCCCGCGCTGTGGCTCGGCTGGGATTAACGACACGGGACAAATATTTGACGTAGTTGAACTACGGAAGGTCTCTTCTGAGATCATGCGGGATGAGGCCATGATCTCGGATTCCCAAGATGACCGGGTGCAAACTACATTTGGGATAGTTGACCTCGCTGATATTGACGCCTCGCCACAGAACTTGGCCCGGCAGTGGTACCTCAAAGACAGCGAATTTGGCGTCAGGTACCTGCGGAAACTCACCATCACCCAGTTGAATTTAGGCAAGGGCGGACCGGGCGGACAAGAGTCAGAAATTGGTGGACGTACGCAGCGTGTGCCCATGTTTGCGGTTTGTAGCTACTGTGGAAAACTAGACTCATCCACAAACCGGAATTCACCATCAGACCACCGAGCCTGGTGTATTCACCGTAAAAGCTACGAGGAACATAACCGCCGGCTGGTGATTAGCCGGACCCTTAGCACACAGGGACTGGTGTTGCGCTTACCCGAGGTCTACACCCTTGGAGATGAAACGGCGCTGCCTTCGCTAATCGCCGCGATCTTCCTTGGTTTGCGCGAGCACATCGGGGGAGAACCTGACCACCTTGAAGTGATCAGCGCTATTGATCCCTACTTAGCTGATGGATCAAAGAACCGTGAAGCAGTTCTCATCCATGACCGTGTCCCTGGCGGTACCGGGTACTTGGCAGACCTGGCTGACCCGGTTGTGCTCCGTAAGATTCTATACGGTGCGTACCTAGTGGTGTCTCGATGCGCCTGTGAGGATGAGGGACTGAAAGCCTGTGCCCAGTGCTTGTTGCCCTACTCACGCGGGCGCGGAGATTCCTACGTGTCGCGTTCCAGTGCGACAAGAATCTTGACGGAAATCCTCAACGAATCCACTGATACTGAACCGGAAGAAGATCCTGATCCGGTCGATCAGTGGGTAACGGTTCAAGACGTCACGCTGAGCAATACTTCGGAATCGCACCTAGAAGTAAAGTTCAGGACCCAGTTCAAGGAACTCTTAGAGAGCCGTGGGGCCAGGGTTACTACCAAACACACCGATTCTGGAATCCAACTGGACTTCCGCCTACCCAACGGCAAACATGCTTGGACCTTAAAACCGCAAGTCAGTTACAAATTTGTCAGGCCTGACTTTGTGCTGCAATCAGATGACCCAAACCTGCCTCCCGTATCAATCTTCACCGATGGATATCAGTTCCATGGCAAGGGAAGTAACAACATCATTGCTGAGGACGCTGAGAAAAGGAATGCACTGAGGAAACTTGGGCACGTAGTTTTATCCATCACAAACCAGGACCTTGAGCTTGATGGTTCAGGGTACCTACCTTCCTGGTTTGATCAAGGGCAAGCATCGGTCCTCAACAACATTTTGGGTGAACGAGCAGAGACCCAAACGTATGCGGTTGCTGACCAAGGACCCATGGGAATGCTGTGGTCATTTGTGTACTCGGCAAGCGCCGCGGGGTTAGCGGGCTTGGGTACCATTGCTGGTTTCTATTGGAACCTCTACGGCAGTGGGCTGGTGCAAGGCTCTGCCGAGGGATCGTTGAAGCAACTTGCGAATGGGTTGGCAAATTCTCGGGTGAGCCCCGACTCCTTGAGTGAAGCCCTGGAGACTCTTGAGTGGGGCAGCGGGGACTTCTTCGTAGCTGCGCTACAAACTCAAGGCAACTTGTTCCTTAACCAATCGCTTATCAGTCCCCCTGGAAGCAAGGTAGGGCACCAGATCAAGGTGCTTGCAGTGCATGACGATAGCGACTCGGCACTTCAACAAGGGGACCACAGAGACACCTGGCAAGAG